TGAAATTGCCAATATGATTTTTTTGGGCGACCAGTTGGATCGACAAGCTGAACTGCTGAGTCACGGCCAAAAACAATGGTTGGAAATTGGCATGTTATTAATGCAAGACCCGGACTTGTTAATGCTGGATGAACCGGTTGCCGGTATGTCGGTTGGGGAGCGCCAGCAAACCGCCGAATTATTGCGCAGTATTATTAAGGATCGCTCCGTTATTGTGATTGAACACGATATGCAGTTTGTGGCGCAAATTGCTGACAAGGTGACTGTGTTGCATCAGGGGAAAATTCTGGCTGAAGGCTCAGTGGATAAAGTCAAAAATGATCCAAGGTGATTGAAGTGTATTTAGGCCATTAATAGCCAACATTAATAGCAGCTATTCATCGCGCAGCTCGTGCGTAACGCAGCGGAGAAATTGATTATGTTATCTGTATCAGATTACCGGGTAAGTTATGGCCAGAGTGAAGTGCTACATGGGCTGAACTTTGAAGTAAAACCCCGTGAAATTGTGGCGGTGATGGGACGCAATGGCATGGGTAAAACCACCTTGATGAAATCGCTCATGGGCGTGATTCCCAGTAATAGTGGCAGCGTAAAACTCGACGGCAAAGAAGTGAGCCAGTTAAAAAGTTATCAGCGTGTTGCCAGTGGTTTTGGATTTGTTCCCCAGGGGCGTATGATTTTTTCCAGTATGACCGTCAAAGAAAATATCGAGACCGGGCTGACAACTACCAAGCGTCGCTCGGTGCCCAAAGAACTCTACGATATGTTTCCGGTGTTGTTGGAAATGCGCAATCGGCGCGGCGGTAATTTATCGGGCGGGCAACAACAGCAATTAGCTATTGCCCGTGCACTGGCCAGCGATCCGAAAATGTTATTTCTGGATGAACCTACCGAGGGCATTCAGCCATCAATTATCCGTGAAATGGGGGCGCACCTTAAAAATGATTCGCGACCAGCGCGGTTTATCGATTGTAGTATCGGAACAAGTATTAAGTTTGCGCTGGATATTGCCGATCGCATTTTAGTGATTGAAAAAGGCGAGATTGTGCATGAGGAATTGCGGGCAACCATTAATGAAGCCAAGGTTGCCGCTTATTTGTCGGTGTAATTTTTTTAAACGATTACCGCCTGTGCGGTTAACCACTTGCAGCCAGCTTTTGTCATGTCTCGGGCAATTGCTGGCTTTTTTGCTATTGCTGCTGCGTTATTAATCCTCACGCTCTGGTGGTGGCTCCATGTCGGGATGGTCGGGCATTTGATCCGGGCGGCAGGCAAGTGTGGTGGTGTCCTGCGCGTGGGGTGGCGGCAGCGAGCAGACGCCGCTAATCAATTCATCGTTGCGTCCTGCAAATGCACAGGCGTCATTTTCGTTTAAACCTTTGCACGCTAACAGTGCTTCCTCTGGTGGGCCAAAGGCGCGCTCATCGCGCAGTGGCGTTGTTTTTCTGCCGCATATACGGGCTGGGCAATGGAGTGCAGGATTATGCCTACAATTCCTATCAATTTTACGACCTTTATCATCATTTGATATTCCACAGATTGTTATCAGTAAGTTACAGATTGTTGCTCTTACGTCACTGGCTAGCGTGTAGCTGTTAGTGAGATACAACAAATGTGCTTTCGTTCTCTGTGGCCAATAACAATCACAGTTCTTGCACAATCTGCTCTGCGCTATTCCCGGCTGTCCATACGTCAAATGGCGTAGTCATGCGCGCTATTTGTCGTATTGTTGCTGCCCCTTCGCAATTGGATACTGAACCCGTCACGCGACACTCGATTGTCCAACCCTACTGGAGTCAGAACCATGGCCGAAACCATTATCAAAATAGATCTGAAAAAATCGCCTTACGAAAATGAAATGATTCATAACCGCTGGCACCCGGATATTCCCATGGTGAAAACGGTGAAGCCCGGCGACGATTTTATTATCGAATGTTACGACTGGACGGGCGGTCAGATCGCCAATAACGACAGCGCCGATGATGTGCGCGATGTGGACTTGACCCAGGTGCATTTTTTGTCTGGCCCGGTGGGCGTAGAAGGTGCTGAGCCTGGTGATTTATTGGTGGTGGATATTTTGGATATAGGCGCCTTTCAGGAAAGCCAATGGGGTTTTAATGGCTTTTTCTCCAAACAAAATGGCGGCGGCTTTTTAACCGAGCATTTTCCGGAAGCGCAGAAATCCATTTGGGATTTCAACGGTATGTTTACCAAATCGCGCCATGTCCCCAATGTGGAATTTGCCGGCT
The nucleotide sequence above comes from Cellvibrio sp. PSBB023. Encoded proteins:
- the urtE gene encoding urea ABC transporter ATP-binding subunit UrtE, with amino-acid sequence MLSVSDYRVSYGQSEVLHGLNFEVKPREIVAVMGRNGMGKTTLMKSLMGVIPSNSGSVKLDGKEVSQLKSYQRVASGFGFVPQGRMIFSSMTVKENIETGLTTTKRRSVPKELYDMFPVLLEMRNRRGGNLSGGQQQQLAIARALASDPKMLFLDEPTEGIQPSIIREMGAHLKNDSRPARFIDCSIGTSIKFALDIADRILVIEKGEIVHEELRATINEAKVAAYLSV